One Candidatus Zixiibacteriota bacterium genomic window carries:
- a CDS encoding Fe-S-containing hydro-lyase yields MDYIKLTAPLKDKDIENLKAGDRVLITGTMYTGRDSAHKKMVDLIEKGEKMPFDPTGQIIYFVGPAPAKPGQVINSAGPTTSGRMNKFSPIVIGAGLKGMVGKGEMGPEVVAAMKKHKAVYMVATGGAGALIASSITAAKVIAWEELGPEAVRELTVKDFPAIVAQDCRGGNIYVEGVKKYSR; encoded by the coding sequence ATGGATTATATAAAATTAACTGCGCCTTTGAAAGATAAGGATATAGAAAATCTGAAAGCCGGCGACCGGGTGCTAATTACCGGCACTATGTACACAGGCCGCGATTCTGCCCATAAGAAGATGGTTGACCTTATCGAGAAGGGCGAAAAAATGCCGTTCGACCCAACCGGTCAGATTATCTATTTCGTCGGACCCGCTCCAGCTAAACCGGGTCAGGTAATAAACTCAGCCGGACCGACTACTTCCGGCAGAATGAACAAGTTCTCCCCGATTGTCATAGGGGCAGGCTTGAAAGGGATGGTCGGAAAGGGCGAAATGGGACCCGAAGTTGTTGCGGCGATGAAAAAGCATAAAGCTGTTTATATGGTTGCCACAGGCGGCGCGGGCGCGCTAATAGCCTCCAGCATCACAGCCGCCAAGGTTATCGCTTGGGAAGAGTTGGGCCCTGAGGCTGTCCGCGAGCTGACCGTGAAAGATTTCCCCGCCATCGTAGCGCAGGATTGCCGCGGCGGCAATATCTACGTCGAGGGCGTGAAGAAGTATTCGCGGTAG
- a CDS encoding fumarate hydratase, which translates to MREIDVKEITSAIKKMCMDANYYLGDDVLSAIKKYEKTEESPLGKEILNQIIKNAGIAKDNQMPLCQDTGYTVVFADVGQEAHFNGDFNEAINEGVRQGYTDGYLRKSVVEDPLRRKNTGDNTPAIISTKLVAGDKVKLTVITKGGGSENMSRIKMLKPGDGEDGVKDFVVETIRIAGGNPCPPLIVGVGIGGLFDKVAHIAKHALLRKVGSKHPDPYYAAMEEELLERINNTGVGPMGLGGRTTALAVHIETHPCHIASMPVAVNTQCHSARHLTTII; encoded by the coding sequence AATTGATGTTAAGGAGATAACATCCGCAATTAAAAAGATGTGCATGGATGCCAATTATTATCTTGGCGATGATGTTCTCTCGGCTATCAAAAAGTATGAAAAGACCGAGGAGTCTCCGCTTGGCAAGGAAATTTTAAATCAGATCATCAAAAACGCCGGCATTGCTAAAGACAATCAGATGCCTTTATGTCAGGATACCGGTTATACCGTGGTTTTCGCCGATGTGGGGCAGGAGGCGCATTTCAACGGTGATTTCAACGAGGCGATTAATGAGGGTGTCCGTCAGGGCTATACCGATGGCTATCTCAGAAAATCTGTCGTGGAAGACCCGCTTCGCCGCAAAAACACCGGCGATAATACACCAGCGATAATCTCCACCAAATTGGTTGCCGGCGATAAGGTAAAACTTACCGTAATAACCAAAGGCGGCGGCTCGGAAAACATGAGCCGTATCAAGATGCTCAAGCCCGGCGATGGCGAAGATGGCGTTAAGGATTTCGTCGTCGAAACAATCAGGATTGCCGGCGGCAACCCCTGCCCGCCATTGATTGTCGGCGTAGGCATCGGCGGCTTGTTCGATAAAGTCGCGCATATTGCCAAGCATGCTCTTCTCCGCAAGGTTGGCAGCAAGCATCCCGACCCTTACTATGCCGCAATGGAAGAGGAACTGCTGGAACGCATCAACAATACCGGCGTCGGTCCGATGGGATTAGGCGGCAGAACGACTGCTTTAGCCGTTCATATCGAGACGCATCCCTGTCATATCGCCAGTATGCCGGTCGCTGTTAATACCCAGTGTCATTCAGCCCGTCACCTAACAACCATTATCTGA